One stretch of Rhodothermia bacterium DNA includes these proteins:
- a CDS encoding glycosyl transferase, with product METNLRFPFDTFTCSNGQLSVFLSSSGGGFTSHKSLALTRWYPDPTRDAEGYFFYLQDMASQDAWSLGFQPLRTTPEHYEVVAEGGMVRFSRTENGIASVMEVFVSETSDVEIRRITLTNQTNTPRSLRLTSYAEVVLNTRMGDVGHPAFSKLFVQTEWDTARGALLANRRLRSPSDDPGYMAHWIFEQRPDAWESDRMRFVGRGRTLENPLALGQALSCTTGNVLDAVFSLQKNLKLGAGESVTLHVALAFATNLETLNKWMAESIPKKTAKEPALFSKDELEMIAVFQLKSNKNSVINTAPKDVTTEYESLQHKEYLSEFNGYGGFSEDGKKYILHTHAGHKPPLPWVNVISNDQHGVIISESGACYSWSANSRENRLTPWSNDPVSDPFGEALYLKDRNNGHLFSPLPGLSTTNAAFRVEHGFGYSTFSSVQHEIAQDVTIFVPKSDPLKITKISLRNRSQTVKSLAFYAYHELVMGPYRHKTVPHIRTGGSENGGLWAENPENAEFSERRTFLHLAGAKSASVTTDRTAFLGRYGTMDVPLGLCAASLGNQIEQREETDPCLALETHIELQPGEEITFYVLFGQGENIQHAHQLMTHYALSMNCKRSLDEVRAFWEVLTAKIQIKTPDPALNLMGNGWLIYQNLSCRIMGRSAFYQSGGAFGYRDQLQDTGGMFYHTPERTRTQILLHAAHQFEEGDVLHWWHPPLSKGIRTRFSDDLLWLPYLTAFYVNSSGDWGLLDEVVGFKTAPHLKQGEDEVFVFAEDSTKKASLYEHAAITIDRSLTSGDHGLPLMGTGDWNDGMNRVGRLGKGESVWLGFFLYHILSDWILIAEKRQDYKRVERYRNYQKNLHNALNTAGWDGAWYRRAYYDNGSPLGATENDECQIDTIAQAWSVISGAAPKDRAESSLEAMMTHLVAENEGIIRLLTPAFDQTPHDPGYIKGYLPGVRENGGQYTHAALWAVKALAEAGKGTLATRLLRMISPVSHTNTPEKVARYQTEPYVVAADVYGVAPHVGRGGWTWYTGSAGWMYRVMFESILGVGVHENKFFTIKPCIPMHWTGFAVQYQWHDGQTIYEIVVNNPDQVETGIQSAILDGHPCTIIGATAHIPIVPDAQTHQVVIQMGKIVQTPHLPQNGQTIHPENAHTVRDKKTAV from the coding sequence TTGGAAACGAACCTACGCTTTCCGTTTGATACGTTTACTTGTTCCAACGGACAACTTTCTGTATTTCTGTCTTCATCCGGTGGTGGTTTCACCTCACACAAGTCGCTGGCACTTACACGCTGGTATCCAGACCCCACGCGCGATGCAGAGGGGTATTTTTTCTACCTTCAGGACATGGCTTCCCAAGACGCTTGGTCGTTGGGATTTCAACCTTTGCGCACCACACCAGAACACTATGAGGTTGTAGCGGAAGGCGGGATGGTGCGGTTTTCCCGTACTGAAAATGGGATTGCGTCCGTTATGGAGGTCTTTGTTTCGGAAACTTCGGACGTGGAAATCCGGCGCATTACCCTAACCAACCAGACCAATACCCCGCGTTCACTCCGGCTTACCAGTTACGCGGAAGTGGTTTTGAACACCAGAATGGGGGACGTGGGACATCCCGCCTTCTCTAAACTTTTTGTACAAACGGAATGGGACACTGCACGCGGCGCACTTTTGGCCAACAGACGGCTCAGAAGTCCGAGTGATGACCCCGGCTACATGGCGCATTGGATCTTTGAGCAGCGACCGGATGCGTGGGAAAGCGACCGGATGCGGTTTGTCGGTAGAGGCAGAACGCTCGAAAATCCACTTGCACTCGGACAAGCTTTGTCTTGCACAACTGGAAATGTGTTAGATGCGGTATTTAGCCTCCAGAAAAACCTCAAACTCGGTGCGGGCGAATCCGTTACCCTTCATGTTGCATTGGCTTTTGCGACGAATTTAGAAACCTTAAACAAATGGATGGCAGAATCCATTCCAAAAAAAACCGCTAAGGAACCGGCTTTGTTCTCTAAAGACGAGTTAGAAATGATCGCGGTGTTTCAGTTAAAGTCCAATAAAAACAGTGTCATAAACACAGCACCTAAAGACGTAACAACCGAGTACGAATCCTTGCAACACAAGGAATATTTGTCGGAATTTAATGGATATGGTGGTTTCTCGGAGGACGGGAAAAAATACATCCTTCACACCCATGCAGGACATAAACCGCCATTGCCGTGGGTTAATGTGATCTCGAACGACCAGCACGGCGTAATCATCAGCGAAAGCGGGGCGTGTTATTCGTGGAGCGCAAACAGCCGAGAAAACCGCCTCACCCCGTGGTCAAATGATCCCGTATCCGATCCTTTTGGGGAAGCCCTTTACTTGAAAGATCGAAACAATGGTCACCTTTTTTCGCCCCTGCCGGGTCTTTCCACAACAAATGCAGCCTTCCGTGTAGAACATGGATTTGGGTATTCCACCTTTTCATCTGTTCAGCATGAGATAGCGCAGGATGTCACCATTTTTGTCCCTAAGTCCGATCCCCTCAAAATCACCAAAATTAGCCTGCGAAACCGTAGTCAAACAGTTAAATCCTTAGCGTTTTATGCCTATCATGAATTGGTGATGGGGCCTTATCGTCATAAAACAGTTCCGCATATCCGTACTGGCGGCTCCGAAAATGGGGGGCTATGGGCCGAGAATCCAGAAAATGCAGAGTTTTCAGAACGACGCACGTTTTTGCACCTTGCTGGAGCCAAAAGTGCTTCTGTCACAACCGACCGTACCGCTTTTTTGGGGCGATACGGTACAATGGATGTGCCTCTGGGTCTGTGCGCAGCATCTTTGGGTAACCAGATTGAGCAAAGGGAAGAAACAGATCCTTGTTTGGCCTTAGAAACGCACATCGAACTCCAGCCGGGCGAAGAAATCACGTTCTATGTCTTGTTTGGCCAAGGCGAAAATATACAGCACGCCCATCAATTAATGACACACTACGCACTCTCGATGAACTGCAAACGTTCACTCGATGAAGTGAGAGCATTTTGGGAAGTGTTGACAGCCAAAATCCAAATCAAAACCCCAGACCCCGCACTTAACCTCATGGGTAATGGTTGGTTGATCTATCAAAACCTAAGTTGCCGCATTATGGGACGCTCGGCTTTCTATCAGTCTGGCGGTGCTTTTGGCTATCGGGATCAACTGCAAGACACGGGCGGAATGTTTTATCACACGCCAGAACGAACCCGAACCCAAATATTGCTTCACGCAGCCCATCAATTTGAAGAAGGTGATGTCTTACATTGGTGGCATCCTCCGCTCTCGAAGGGCATCCGAACACGATTTTCGGACGATTTACTCTGGTTGCCCTATTTAACCGCTTTTTATGTGAACAGTAGCGGCGACTGGGGGCTATTGGATGAAGTCGTTGGATTTAAGACTGCTCCACATTTGAAACAAGGCGAAGATGAGGTCTTTGTTTTTGCTGAAGATAGTACAAAAAAAGCAAGTTTATATGAACATGCCGCCATAACGATTGATCGGTCGTTGACGAGTGGCGATCATGGCTTGCCGCTTATGGGGACTGGGGATTGGAACGATGGTATGAACCGTGTGGGCAGACTTGGAAAAGGCGAAAGCGTATGGCTGGGCTTTTTCTTGTACCACATCTTATCCGACTGGATTTTGATTGCTGAAAAACGACAAGATTACAAAAGGGTAGAACGGTACAGAAATTATCAGAAAAATCTACATAACGCCCTGAATACTGCTGGATGGGACGGGGCTTGGTATCGCCGTGCCTATTACGACAACGGCTCACCGCTTGGCGCTACCGAAAATGACGAGTGCCAAATAGATACCATCGCTCAAGCATGGTCGGTGATTTCTGGTGCCGCACCGAAAGACCGCGCAGAATCATCGTTAGAGGCGATGATGACGCATTTGGTGGCCGAAAACGAAGGCATTATCCGGCTTTTGACGCCTGCATTTGACCAAACACCCCACGATCCGGGATACATCAAAGGCTATCTACCCGGCGTCCGAGAAAATGGTGGACAATATACCCATGCGGCATTGTGGGCTGTAAAAGCACTGGCAGAAGCCGGAAAGGGCACTTTAGCCACCCGTTTGCTTCGCATGATCAGCCCTGTCTCGCATACCAATACACCCGAAAAAGTTGCACGTTACCAAACAGAACCTTATGTCGTTGCGGCGGATGTTTATGGCGTTGCACCCCATGTTGGACGTGGAGGCTGGACGTGGTACACAGGCTCTGCCGGATGGATGTACCGCGTGATGTTCGAATCTATCCTTGGCGTGGGGGTTCATGAAAACAAATTCTTCACCATTAAACCCTGTATTCCGATGCATTGGACGGGCTTTGCGGTTCAGTATCAATGGCACGATGGCCAAACCATTTACGAGATCGTCGTAAACAACCCCGATCAGGTGGAAACGGGAATTCAATCTGCCATATTGGATGGGCATCCGTGTACCATTATAGGCGCAACGGCGCATATCCCGATTGTGCCGGATGCACAGACACACCAAGTGGTCATCCAAATGGGAAAAATAGTCCAAACTCCTCACTTACCCCAAAATGGCCAGACCATTCACCCAGAGAATGCCCACACGGTTAGGGATAAAAAAACAGCCGTCTAA
- a CDS encoding carbohydrate ABC transporter permease: MSQRFTSFLVNGSLWIVALITAFPLVWMVSVSFMQTGAAGTYPPPLVPSSPTLEQYQTLFERMEMGRYFLNSFLLATSITLFSLLLNAMAGYAFAKLPIPGKERIFKTLMGALVIPAQVAMLPLFLMMKYMGLVNTYLGVMIPGLASIFGIFLIRQYALSVPNELIEAARMDGAGEFRTFWSVILPLLRPILVTLALFTFMGTWNDFMWPLILMTDDRNYTLPVALAALSREHVQDNEMMMAGSVMTVLPVLMVFLVLQKHYIKGIMMGGVKG; encoded by the coding sequence ATGAGTCAGCGATTTACTTCTTTTTTGGTCAATGGCAGTTTGTGGATAGTTGCACTCATCACTGCCTTTCCATTGGTTTGGATGGTCTCCGTTTCGTTCATGCAAACGGGTGCAGCTGGCACATATCCGCCTCCACTCGTACCCAGTTCACCAACGCTTGAGCAATACCAAACCCTTTTTGAGCGGATGGAAATGGGGCGGTATTTTCTGAATAGTTTCCTGTTAGCCACTTCTATCACCCTGTTTTCACTGCTATTGAATGCCATGGCAGGTTATGCGTTTGCAAAATTACCCATTCCGGGTAAAGAGCGCATCTTTAAAACCCTTATGGGCGCATTGGTTATTCCGGCACAGGTAGCTATGCTTCCGCTGTTTTTAATGATGAAATACATGGGTTTGGTGAACACCTATTTGGGGGTCATGATTCCCGGATTGGCCAGTATTTTTGGCATCTTTCTCATCCGACAATACGCCCTATCGGTTCCAAATGAGCTTATAGAAGCCGCAAGAATGGACGGAGCAGGGGAATTTCGCACGTTTTGGTCGGTCATCTTACCGCTTTTACGTCCCATTTTAGTGACCTTAGCACTTTTTACGTTTATGGGCACCTGGAATGATTTTATGTGGCCCCTCATTTTAATGACCGACGACCGGAATTATACGCTTCCAGTAGCTTTGGCGGCACTTTCACGAGAACATGTTCAGGACAACGAAATGATGATGGCGGGTTCGGTGATGACCGTTTTACCTGTCCTTATGGTATTCTTGGTCTTACAAAAGCATTACATTAAAGGTATTATGATGGGAGGTGTAAAAGGATGA
- a CDS encoding beta-glucosidase: protein MTVVYKKGFVWGCATSAYQIEGAAEGHGKGLSIWDTFSRMPGNIWQNQHGDVACDHYHRWEEDLHLIQALGFQSYRFSIAWSRVLPNGVGAVNQKGLDFYRKLTDGLLERGIIPNITLYHWDLPQALDERGGWVNADVADWFCDYAEVMFKALGDRVPLWSTLNEPWVVAHEGYLVGNHAPGHRNKYETTKVVQNLLRASGKAIQLYRSCCYHQIGLVVNLEPKVPATSRPEDLEAAKKMDAYMNRQYLDPVYLGAFPDEIKAFYGHAWQEPNAEDMKFIHTTPDFLGINFYARGLTVADSSEALFGTKKVIHARHPYTEMGWEVYAPALSDTIRWVTERYRKPPIWITENGAAYYDPPVATEEIQSDPLRVAYFKQHIAAIETAIQKGADVCGYYAWSLLDNFEWGFGYSKRFGIVHVDFETQKRTPKSSARFISDHLRRHTSR from the coding sequence ATAACAGTGGTTTATAAGAAAGGATTTGTCTGGGGTTGTGCTACTTCAGCGTATCAGATTGAGGGTGCTGCCGAGGGTCATGGCAAGGGACTTAGTATTTGGGACACCTTTTCTAGAATGCCCGGAAATATTTGGCAGAACCAACATGGAGATGTGGCTTGTGATCATTATCACCGCTGGGAAGAGGATTTACACCTGATCCAAGCGCTCGGCTTCCAATCTTATCGGTTTAGCATTGCTTGGAGCCGTGTCTTGCCCAATGGCGTCGGTGCGGTGAACCAAAAAGGCTTGGACTTCTATCGCAAACTCACCGATGGCTTATTAGAACGAGGCATTATACCGAATATTACGCTATATCATTGGGATCTCCCACAAGCATTAGATGAACGCGGTGGTTGGGTAAATGCCGATGTAGCAGATTGGTTTTGTGACTACGCCGAAGTGATGTTTAAGGCTTTGGGAGACCGAGTCCCACTTTGGTCAACCTTAAATGAGCCGTGGGTGGTGGCACACGAAGGGTATCTGGTGGGCAACCATGCTCCCGGACATCGAAACAAATATGAAACGACAAAGGTTGTGCAAAACTTATTGCGTGCCAGTGGGAAAGCGATTCAATTGTACCGATCCTGCTGCTATCACCAAATTGGCTTGGTTGTAAACTTAGAGCCAAAAGTTCCGGCTACATCCCGACCAGAAGACCTCGAAGCCGCCAAAAAAATGGATGCCTACATGAATAGGCAGTATTTGGATCCGGTATATTTAGGGGCATTTCCCGACGAAATTAAAGCATTTTATGGCCATGCTTGGCAAGAACCGAATGCCGAGGACATGAAGTTCATCCATACGACGCCTGATTTTCTGGGGATAAATTTCTATGCACGTGGCCTAACTGTAGCCGATTCTTCCGAAGCTTTGTTCGGTACAAAAAAAGTGATTCACGCTCGCCATCCCTATACAGAAATGGGCTGGGAGGTGTATGCGCCTGCACTTAGCGATACCATACGCTGGGTTACCGAAAGATATAGAAAGCCACCCATTTGGATCACTGAAAACGGTGCAGCTTACTATGATCCGCCCGTAGCAACAGAGGAAATCCAGTCAGACCCACTTCGTGTTGCATACTTCAAGCAGCACATTGCCGCCATCGAAACAGCCATCCAAAAAGGTGCAGATGTTTGTGGCTATTATGCTTGGTCACTTTTAGATAACTTTGAATGGGGCTTTGGATATAGTAAACGATTTGGCATCGTTCATGTGGACTTCGAGACCCAAAAACGCACGCCAAAATCAAGCGCACGTTTTATAAGCGATCACCTCCGCCGCCATACCTCACGGTAA
- a CDS encoding sugar ABC transporter substrate-binding protein, whose translation MTRFFFLILAFWAGCTTQTDSRTEIRIWAMGKEGEVLGELVPEFERTHPNIKVRVQALPWTAAHEKLLTGFAGESLPDLCQLGNTWMPEFTVLGALEDLSPWVSRSKVIQENDYFSGIWASNVFEDRTYGIPWYVDTRLLFYRKDLLQKAGFSQPPTTWQEWQTVLMKIKQLVGPDKFAVLLPLNEFEPPIILALQQPSEMLREQGTRGNFQSADFKKAYGFYLDLFRKKLSPSVGNQEISNVWQEFERGYFSFYITGPWNVSEFKTRLPKSLQSAWGTAPMPAPEAGKPAYSMAGGSSLVIFQSSKHKQEAWAFLEYLSRPEVQIRFNELTGDLPPRYSAWKDPKLAIDPYMQAFQQQLQFTRPTPKVPEWERIATELRLTTEVILSGMKSMDAALRDLDATTDRILEKRRWMRSQNKITP comes from the coding sequence ATGACCCGCTTCTTCTTCCTCATACTGGCTTTTTGGGCCGGATGTACCACCCAGACGGATTCCAGAACGGAAATTCGGATTTGGGCAATGGGAAAGGAAGGCGAAGTCCTCGGAGAATTGGTTCCAGAATTTGAGCGTACCCATCCAAACATCAAGGTACGTGTACAAGCCTTGCCTTGGACTGCCGCCCATGAGAAACTCTTGACCGGATTTGCGGGCGAATCCCTTCCCGATCTGTGCCAGTTGGGAAATACGTGGATGCCAGAATTTACTGTGCTTGGTGCGCTCGAAGACCTTTCGCCGTGGGTTTCCAGAAGTAAGGTTATTCAAGAGAATGATTATTTTTCTGGTATTTGGGCCTCGAATGTTTTTGAAGACCGGACGTATGGGATTCCTTGGTATGTGGATACACGGCTTCTTTTTTACCGAAAAGATTTGCTTCAGAAGGCGGGCTTTTCGCAACCGCCGACCACTTGGCAAGAGTGGCAAACCGTCCTTATGAAGATTAAGCAATTGGTGGGGCCGGATAAATTTGCCGTTTTATTGCCTTTAAATGAGTTTGAGCCGCCCATCATTTTGGCCCTACAACAACCAAGTGAGATGCTCCGAGAGCAGGGCACACGGGGGAATTTCCAAAGTGCGGACTTTAAAAAAGCATATGGCTTTTATTTAGACTTATTCCGAAAAAAACTTTCTCCAAGTGTCGGGAATCAAGAAATCTCCAATGTTTGGCAAGAATTTGAACGGGGCTATTTTTCGTTCTACATCACCGGCCCTTGGAACGTCAGCGAGTTCAAAACACGTCTCCCTAAGTCGCTGCAATCGGCTTGGGGAACAGCTCCTATGCCTGCTCCGGAAGCCGGAAAACCCGCCTATTCTATGGCTGGCGGTTCCAGTTTGGTCATCTTCCAGAGTTCAAAACACAAACAAGAAGCGTGGGCCTTTTTAGAATACCTGTCTCGTCCAGAGGTTCAAATACGGTTTAACGAATTAACGGGCGATTTGCCGCCGCGTTATTCGGCATGGAAAGACCCCAAGTTGGCAATAGATCCCTATATGCAGGCTTTCCAACAGCAGCTTCAATTTACGCGGCCAACCCCAAAAGTACCGGAATGGGAGCGGATTGCTACGGAACTCCGCCTAACCACCGAAGTGATCTTGAGCGGGATGAAAAGCATGGATGCCGCCCTAAGAGACTTGGATGCCACAACCGACCGCATTCTCGAAAAGCGCCGTTGGATGCGCTCACAAAACAAAATCACGCCATGA
- a CDS encoding discoidin domain-containing protein — MKIKALWCLMGFVLSPYVFAQSDVLIVEDGSQADKWQSSPTEGVDLKISQEQGENGPAIRLDYNFNGKGGWAAAVKPVLVALPENFVLNYRLRGESPVNKLEIKLQQEGNIWWLVQPSFKMPQKWTEQRIKRRKISFAWGPEPKRPLEKLTAFEFTIVAEKGGKGTIWLDDIRIQPRPPDIPYTQIPVITTTSGKVNGLLSQASVWEPDPSKPQSLTMDFERFREFGGITLNWKKGGQQYHIMTSDDGQYWQKQIDIQKGDGGYDALYLPETEARFLRLTCLSECALSQLQIEPLTFSSSPSAFFEHLAAAAPKGHYPQYLSKELTYWTVFGTPHHANEGLMGEHGAVELEKGGPTFEPFVWMDNKLWTWAEATHEPSLEKGYLPIPNVTRKMGAVVLKITAWAVNGGFAVRYHLQNQGKTRKNGHLFLALRPFQVNPTSQFLNTPGGFAPIKTLSLVKPFAVNQNVFSTQPMPDQVWTTRIEEGDLMTQMANRTYPITQTTTDSLGFASGAMRFRFRLEAGQSKTVTLFYGNQKGTLEQARAEWQNLTERFDLVVPGEEALTQSIKANLGYILVNQDQNAIQPGSRSYERSWIRDGSLTSAALLRLGHADTVRDYLLWYANYLFDNGKVPCCVDARGADPVPENDSHGQFIYLVAEYFRFTHDLETLRKVWPKVKLAVSYMEELRHQRRTPEYQTAEKKPYFGLLPESISHEGYSDHPRHSFWDYFFAIRGYKDAVYLAEALGEQQTAATFTQFREVFTQDVHAAIRATMALHQIDYLPGCVELGDFDPTSTTVGITPAEEMARFPNGALEKTFERYWQFAENRKSGAKPWENYTPYEWRTVGALLRLGWKDRAHAMSHFFFSHQRPSVWRHWAEVIWHDPKTPKFIGDMPHTWVGSDFIRASLSFFAYEREDDETLVVGAGLLPAWLKKGSGVAIKNLGTWWGALSFTASTRKNTTTFRLSGNLNIPKGGLEIHIPDPKPIREVWVNGKRLVENTHQIKVYALPATVVIRQ, encoded by the coding sequence ATGAAAATAAAGGCTTTATGGTGCTTGATGGGGTTTGTTTTAAGCCCTTATGTGTTCGCACAATCGGATGTGCTAATCGTAGAAGACGGTTCACAGGCCGATAAATGGCAATCTTCCCCAACCGAGGGCGTGGATTTGAAGATTTCCCAAGAACAAGGGGAGAATGGCCCCGCCATCCGTTTAGACTATAATTTTAATGGCAAAGGCGGCTGGGCAGCGGCTGTAAAGCCCGTTCTGGTGGCTTTACCGGAAAATTTTGTACTGAACTACCGATTGCGCGGCGAGTCGCCCGTAAATAAGTTAGAAATTAAACTCCAACAAGAAGGCAATATCTGGTGGCTTGTTCAACCCTCGTTTAAAATGCCTCAGAAATGGACTGAACAACGCATTAAGCGCCGGAAAATCAGTTTTGCTTGGGGGCCAGAACCCAAACGGCCTTTGGAAAAACTAACTGCTTTTGAGTTTACCATCGTTGCCGAGAAAGGAGGGAAGGGAACCATTTGGTTGGATGACATCCGAATTCAGCCGAGGCCGCCCGATATACCTTATACACAAATACCTGTAATAACAACGACTTCTGGAAAAGTAAATGGTCTGCTAAGCCAAGCCAGCGTTTGGGAACCCGATCCTTCCAAACCACAATCACTTACCATGGATTTTGAACGGTTCCGGGAATTTGGCGGGATAACCCTTAACTGGAAAAAAGGTGGACAACAATACCATATAATGACTTCCGATGATGGGCAATATTGGCAGAAACAAATAGACATCCAAAAGGGCGATGGCGGCTACGACGCCTTGTATCTGCCCGAAACAGAAGCCCGTTTTTTACGCCTAACCTGTTTGTCCGAATGTGCCTTGTCGCAACTTCAAATAGAGCCGCTTACATTCTCGTCCTCGCCTTCTGCATTTTTTGAGCATCTTGCAGCCGCTGCGCCCAAAGGACATTACCCACAATATCTCTCCAAAGAACTCACCTATTGGACGGTTTTTGGCACGCCGCACCACGCCAACGAAGGTCTAATGGGGGAACATGGTGCGGTGGAATTGGAAAAAGGTGGCCCTACCTTTGAACCCTTCGTCTGGATGGACAACAAACTTTGGACATGGGCAGAGGCCACACACGAACCTTCCCTCGAAAAAGGCTATTTGCCCATTCCTAATGTCACCCGAAAAATGGGAGCCGTAGTGCTGAAAATCACGGCTTGGGCAGTAAATGGGGGCTTTGCCGTGCGGTATCACCTGCAAAATCAAGGGAAAACACGAAAAAATGGCCATCTATTCCTTGCGCTTCGCCCTTTTCAGGTTAATCCAACATCTCAATTCTTGAATACCCCCGGTGGTTTTGCACCTATCAAGACCCTTTCTTTGGTCAAACCCTTTGCAGTAAACCAAAACGTTTTCTCCACGCAACCTATGCCTGATCAGGTGTGGACAACACGTATAGAAGAAGGTGATTTGATGACCCAAATGGCAAATAGAACTTATCCAATTACCCAAACCACAACCGATTCTCTCGGCTTTGCATCCGGTGCCATGCGCTTTAGATTCCGATTGGAAGCTGGCCAGTCCAAAACCGTGACCTTGTTCTACGGAAACCAAAAAGGCACACTTGAACAAGCTCGTGCTGAATGGCAAAACTTAACGGAGCGCTTTGACCTTGTGGTTCCGGGAGAAGAAGCCCTAACCCAGTCAATTAAGGCAAACCTTGGGTATATTTTGGTCAACCAAGATCAAAATGCCATACAACCCGGTTCGCGTAGTTATGAACGGAGTTGGATACGGGATGGATCGCTGACTTCGGCGGCTTTGTTGCGCCTGGGACACGCCGATACAGTACGTGATTATCTTTTGTGGTATGCAAACTATCTCTTTGACAATGGGAAAGTACCTTGCTGTGTGGATGCGCGAGGTGCAGATCCGGTTCCGGAAAACGATAGTCATGGCCAATTTATTTATCTCGTTGCGGAATATTTCAGGTTTACACACGATCTTGAGACGCTACGAAAGGTCTGGCCCAAGGTGAAATTGGCCGTAAGCTATATGGAGGAATTGCGGCACCAACGGCGGACACCAGAATACCAGACCGCTGAAAAGAAACCGTACTTTGGTCTCCTGCCCGAATCCATCAGCCACGAAGGATATTCCGATCATCCGCGCCATTCGTTCTGGGACTATTTTTTCGCCATTCGTGGCTATAAAGATGCGGTTTATTTGGCCGAAGCCCTCGGAGAACAGCAAACAGCAGCGACTTTTACCCAATTTAGGGAAGTTTTTACTCAAGATGTTCATGCGGCAATCCGTGCTACAATGGCACTTCACCAAATAGACTACCTGCCCGGATGTGTTGAATTGGGTGATTTTGACCCCACCTCCACAACTGTCGGCATTACCCCAGCCGAGGAGATGGCCCGTTTTCCCAATGGTGCGCTCGAAAAAACCTTTGAACGCTATTGGCAGTTTGCTGAAAACCGCAAATCTGGTGCAAAACCATGGGAAAACTATACACCTTACGAATGGCGTACCGTCGGCGCTCTCCTTCGCCTTGGTTGGAAAGACCGCGCCCACGCCATGAGCCACTTCTTCTTCAGCCATCAACGCCCATCAGTGTGGCGACATTGGGCCGAGGTGATCTGGCATGATCCGAAAACCCCGAAATTTATCGGCGATATGCCCCATACTTGGGTCGGATCAGACTTTATCCGTGCGAGTTTATCCTTTTTCGCTTATGAGCGGGAAGATGACGAAACTTTGGTGGTTGGGGCGGGACTTTTACCCGCATGGCTTAAAAAGGGAAGCGGGGTAGCCATCAAAAATCTTGGAACGTGGTGGGGAGCCTTGAGTTTTACGGCATCCACACGAAAGAATACCACCACTTTCCGTCTTTCTGGTAACCTAAATATCCCCAAAGGCGGCTTGGAAATCCATATCCCCGACCCTAAACCCATTCGAGAAGTTTGGGTGAACGGCAAACGTTTGGTGGAAAATACGCACCAGATTAAAGTTTATGCCTTACCCGCAACCGTCGTCATTCGCCAATAA
- a CDS encoding sugar ABC transporter permease produces the protein MNQYTLPRGTVRAAWFFAAPALLLIVVFFFVPVLAAFLLSFTDFDIYALANPNHLRVVGLRNYTELFVSEDFWKALWNTFYFVLVGGPLSVAVSLGTALLLQSKLVRFKALFRTIFFAPVVTTIVAVAVVWRYLYHTKYGFLNYILQFLGIDPVDWLGDPVWAMPAIILMAVWKGFGYNMVIFIAGLQNIPDELYESARIDGANAWQQFWHVTVPMLAPTFLFVGLMTMIGYFQLFAEPYVMTLGGPLQSTVSIVYLMYEQGFKWWNLGYAAAVAFVLFAIMLVATLVQLRLQKADATA, from the coding sequence ATGAACCAATACACCCTCCCACGTGGAACCGTTCGTGCCGCATGGTTTTTTGCCGCTCCCGCGCTTCTGCTGATCGTGGTATTCTTTTTTGTACCCGTATTGGCGGCGTTTTTACTGAGCTTCACCGATTTCGACATCTACGCATTAGCAAACCCCAATCATCTTCGGGTGGTGGGACTTCGGAACTACACGGAGCTTTTTGTTTCCGAAGACTTTTGGAAGGCGTTATGGAATACCTTCTATTTTGTTTTGGTGGGCGGGCCGCTTTCGGTAGCGGTATCCTTGGGAACCGCATTGCTCCTTCAGTCCAAATTGGTAAGGTTTAAGGCCCTATTCAGAACCATATTCTTTGCCCCAGTCGTCACCACCATTGTTGCCGTTGCCGTTGTTTGGCGCTACCTATACCACACCAAATACGGTTTTTTGAATTACATCCTCCAATTTTTGGGGATTGATCCGGTGGATTGGCTCGGCGACCCCGTTTGGGCGATGCCCGCCATCATCCTGATGGCCGTTTGGAAAGGTTTTGGATACAATATGGTGATTTTCATTGCGGGACTTCAAAACATCCCCGACGAGCTTTATGAATCGGCGCGAATAGATGGTGCTAACGCTTGGCAACAGTTTTGGCATGTTACGGTTCCTATGCTCGCCCCTACTTTTTTGTTTGTTGGTCTGATGACCATGATCGGGTACTTTCAATTGTTTGCCGAGCCGTATGTGATGACTTTGGGCGGCCCACTGCAAAGCACGGTGAGTATTGTGTATCTCATGTACGAACAAGGTTTTAAGTGGTGGAATTTGGGTTATGCCGCCGCTGTCGCCTTTGTACTGTTTGCGATCATGTTGGTCGCAACCCTCGTTCAGTTGCGCCTACAAAAAGCGGATGCAACGGCTTAA